In Candidatus Contubernalis alkalaceticus, the following proteins share a genomic window:
- a CDS encoding cobalt-precorrin 5A hydrolase: MKIAVLALTRGGELTAVRIQRSYTEGEVDLFLPEKLKSENSGTKTQKGRTYYKGSFKETFCFLFKKYRALVCIMAAGIVVRTLASLLKDKYEDPAVVVLDEQGEFAVSLLSGHLGGANALAGEIAQKIGAQAVVTTATDVCNKPAVEMLARDWKLVLEPRENIKRINWALADGLRIKVFVDGDIQVPPIFTEDDETFEGPYPYEVPVCQGEKGTREKVSGSPCLIISNTLFLEPVTDNNTILARPQNIVLGVGCKRGTSQEDLISFIQRCFQEEGISPLCLKKIVSIDIKNNEEGLLEAARRLKVHTEFLTEEQIKNVKVEVSRSKFVEKITGVGCVCEPAALFGAGREELLWKKKKNQGMTTAAARVLYRWWE; encoded by the coding sequence TTGAAAATAGCAGTCCTTGCCCTTACCCGGGGGGGAGAGTTAACCGCTGTTAGAATTCAAAGGTCTTATACTGAAGGTGAGGTTGATTTATTTCTCCCGGAGAAATTAAAGTCTGAGAACAGTGGGACAAAAACTCAAAAGGGCAGGACTTATTATAAGGGTTCCTTCAAAGAAACATTTTGTTTTTTGTTTAAAAAATACCGGGCACTGGTATGTATTATGGCTGCAGGGATTGTAGTACGGACGTTGGCTTCACTTTTAAAGGATAAATATGAAGACCCGGCGGTGGTGGTACTGGATGAGCAAGGCGAATTTGCTGTTAGTCTGCTTTCGGGGCACTTGGGGGGAGCTAATGCCTTGGCCGGGGAAATAGCCCAAAAAATTGGGGCTCAGGCGGTCGTGACCACGGCCACTGATGTTTGTAACAAGCCGGCAGTAGAAATGCTGGCCCGGGATTGGAAGTTGGTGCTGGAGCCTAGAGAGAATATTAAAAGAATTAACTGGGCTCTGGCAGATGGCCTTCGGATAAAAGTTTTTGTTGATGGAGATATTCAGGTCCCTCCCATATTTACTGAGGATGATGAAACCTTTGAAGGTCCTTATCCCTATGAAGTTCCAGTTTGTCAAGGAGAAAAGGGAACCAGGGAGAAAGTTTCGGGTTCTCCCTGCCTGATTATCTCAAATACCTTATTTTTAGAACCTGTTACAGACAATAATACTATCCTGGCCCGGCCCCAAAATATTGTTTTAGGAGTGGGATGTAAAAGGGGCACCAGCCAAGAGGACCTGATCTCCTTTATCCAAAGGTGTTTTCAGGAGGAAGGCATCAGTCCTCTTTGTTTAAAGAAAATTGTTTCCATAGATATTAAAAACAATGAAGAGGGGCTGCTGGAAGCTGCCCGTAGATTGAAAGTTCATACAGAATTTTTGACTGAAGAACAGATAAAAAATGTAAAAGTCGAAGTCAGTCGGTCCAAATTTGTTGAAAAAATTACGGGTGTTGGTTGTGTCTGCGAGCCGGCGGCATTATTTGGAGCAGGAAGGGAGGAACTATTGTGGAAGAAGAAAAAAAATCAGGGCATGACCACAGCGGCGGCCCGGGTACTATACAGGTGGTGGGAATAG
- a CDS encoding cobyric acid synthase — translation MTGGIMLQGTASNVGKSAVATALCRIFKQDGIKVAPFKGWNMALNSYVTANGGEIGRAQGEQAMACGIEATVDMNPVLVKPKGNGEAQVIIRGKPWRDRKVGEKEEEYQRVCKGAIETSLKELRSHYDYLVIEGAGSSAEINLRQNDLANMLVARMADVPVILIADIDRGGALASVVGTMMLLLPEDRKRVAGFIFNMFRGDLSILEPGLRMVEERTGIPVVGVIPYMRGLNLAAEDGVSLDDTRHSQGLGGDKDIEITVINLPRISNFTDFDALKGEPGIHLKFIKPGEEIRQTDAVIIPGSKNSVADMIHLTKTGCAGQIVNAFDRGVPVVGICGGYQMLGLELRDPFNTESSYGTVTGLGLLNTITSFNPEKQTYQVKAEVKALAQLLPDLEGEELSGYEIHMGSTRLFEENWSALLIKERSGRGISINDGAVGKKGFVFGTYLHGIFDNENFRHSFLKHLYKNKGLVSSVQGGISFSQRINQTYDFLADTVRENIDLDYIKKLAGITNK, via the coding sequence TTGACAGGTGGAATTATGCTGCAGGGAACTGCGTCCAATGTGGGCAAAAGTGCGGTAGCTACAGCTCTATGCCGTATATTTAAACAGGATGGAATCAAGGTTGCTCCCTTTAAGGGCTGGAATATGGCTTTGAATTCATATGTAACCGCAAATGGTGGGGAAATTGGCAGGGCCCAGGGGGAACAGGCCATGGCCTGTGGGATTGAAGCCACAGTGGACATGAACCCGGTTTTGGTGAAGCCTAAGGGGAATGGAGAAGCCCAGGTAATAATCCGGGGGAAACCCTGGAGAGATAGAAAGGTCGGGGAAAAGGAAGAGGAATATCAACGGGTCTGTAAAGGAGCTATCGAAACTTCATTAAAGGAACTAAGAAGCCATTATGATTATTTGGTAATTGAGGGGGCCGGCAGCTCTGCGGAAATTAATTTACGTCAAAATGATCTTGCAAATATGCTGGTGGCCAGGATGGCGGATGTTCCGGTGATTTTAATAGCAGATATAGACCGGGGAGGTGCCCTGGCATCGGTAGTAGGGACCATGATGCTGCTTCTGCCTGAAGACAGGAAAAGGGTGGCCGGTTTTATTTTCAACATGTTCAGGGGGGATTTGAGCATTTTGGAACCAGGCCTTCGCATGGTAGAAGAGAGGACTGGAATCCCGGTAGTGGGGGTAATACCATATATGCGGGGGTTGAATCTGGCTGCTGAGGACGGTGTTTCCCTGGATGACACCAGGCATTCCCAGGGACTTGGCGGAGACAAGGATATTGAAATAACCGTTATCAATCTTCCCCGAATATCAAACTTTACCGACTTTGATGCATTAAAAGGAGAACCCGGGATTCACCTGAAGTTTATCAAGCCCGGGGAAGAGATTAGACAAACCGATGCGGTGATTATTCCCGGTTCAAAGAACAGTGTGGCAGACATGATTCATTTGACAAAAACCGGTTGTGCCGGTCAAATTGTAAACGCTTTTGATAGAGGTGTGCCCGTGGTAGGGATATGCGGCGGGTACCAGATGCTGGGGTTAGAACTTCGGGATCCTTTTAATACGGAATCTTCCTATGGTACGGTAACCGGGTTGGGACTTTTAAATACCATCACATCCTTTAACCCTGAAAAACAGACCTATCAGGTAAAGGCTGAAGTGAAGGCCTTAGCACAACTGCTGCCGGATCTGGAGGGGGAAGAACTTTCAGGATATGAGATACATATGGGCTCCACCCGGCTTTTTGAAGAAAACTGGTCAGCGCTGCTGATTAAAGAGCGTTCCGGCCGGGGAATTTCTATTAATGATGGAGCTGTAGGGAAAAAAGGCTTTGTTTTCGGCACCTATCTCCATGGAATTTTTGATAATGAAAACTTCCGTCATTCTTTTCTTAAACACTTGTATAAAAATAAGGGTTTAGTTTCTTCTGTTCAGGGGGGAATTTCTTTTTCCCAGCGGATCAATCAAACCTATGATTTTCTGGCTGATACCGTCAGGGAAAATATTGACCTGGACTATATAAAGAAATTAGCCGGAATTACTAATAAATAA
- the cobI gene encoding precorrin-2 C(20)-methyltransferase: protein MNGKLCAVGVGPGEPELLTLKAVKALNEAQVIAVPKGYAEKESVALLIISPFIQGKKILELVFPMTDDKEVLTNSWQEAAEKISSLLKKGENVVFATLGDPSLYSTFNYLKATLEQYDTEDFIVEIIPGINSFSAAASLLQEPLVEGSENMAVVSTPQNTSRLKEIIELFDTVVLLKVHRYFEQVLDCLKELGLENNGYYVSRCGSSKEFFSQDLETLAGEKLDYLSMLIIKK, encoded by the coding sequence ATGAATGGCAAGCTTTGTGCAGTGGGAGTAGGGCCGGGAGAACCGGAATTATTGACATTAAAAGCCGTAAAAGCGTTAAATGAGGCGCAGGTAATTGCAGTTCCCAAGGGATATGCGGAAAAGGAAAGTGTGGCGCTGTTGATAATTAGCCCATTTATTCAGGGTAAGAAAATTCTAGAATTGGTATTTCCCATGACCGACGATAAAGAAGTGTTAACCAATTCCTGGCAGGAAGCTGCAGAGAAAATCAGCAGTTTACTGAAAAAAGGAGAAAATGTGGTTTTCGCCACCCTGGGGGACCCTTCCCTTTACAGCACCTTTAACTATCTTAAAGCAACATTAGAGCAGTATGATACCGAAGATTTTATCGTTGAGATAATTCCGGGTATAAACTCATTCTCAGCGGCGGCGTCTCTACTGCAGGAGCCCCTGGTGGAGGGCTCTGAAAACATGGCGGTAGTCTCAACCCCACAGAACACCTCCCGCCTAAAAGAAATAATAGAATTGTTTGATACTGTAGTGCTGTTAAAAGTTCACCGTTATTTTGAACAGGTGCTGGATTGTTTAAAGGAGTTAGGACTGGAAAATAACGGTTATTATGTCAGCCGCTGCGGCAGCAGCAAGGAATTTTTTTCTCAAGACCTGGAGACGTTAGCCGGAGAAAAATTAGATTATTTGTCAATGCTTATTATTAAAAAGTGA
- a CDS encoding cobyric acid synthase has product MTGRALMVQGTGSDVGKSVITAALCRIFVRKGYRVAPFKAQNMALNSFVTLEGGEIGRAQAVQAAAARVEPSVHMNPILMKPREDTSAQIMVHGHSIGNYSAQEYIELKKSLIPKVRESLDFLKQNYDIVVIEGAGSPAEINLREHDLVNMTTAIEAEASVLLVADIDRGGVFASIVGTFALLEEYERDMIKGVIINRFRGQVKRLKPGLDEMERLIKKPVIGVIPYYTDFHIPEEDRYLPREKQKNKKKDIEIAVLHLAHISNFTDFDPLEETEGVIVRYVTNPHELGSPDAIIIPGSKNTIEDLASLWEQCWVERIISFSREGKMVVGICGGYQMLGQRITDLGSAESKIQTIKGMGLLNITTDFYDEKITCQAWGEVKETGEKVTGYEIHMGKTSLMEGVEPLLLVRRRGKQEVMDYDGAVSEDGNVFGTYLHGLFDQVSFRLRFVNKLRIKKGLHPLKLEGELNQFEVWERSYEMLADLVSSSLDLKFIEDLVF; this is encoded by the coding sequence ATGACAGGCAGGGCATTGATGGTTCAAGGTACCGGATCTGACGTGGGGAAAAGTGTAATAACCGCAGCGCTGTGTAGAATATTTGTTAGAAAGGGATATCGGGTTGCCCCCTTTAAGGCACAAAATATGGCTTTAAATTCCTTTGTTACCCTGGAGGGGGGAGAAATAGGCCGGGCTCAGGCTGTTCAAGCGGCAGCAGCCCGGGTAGAGCCCTCAGTTCATATGAATCCGATACTGATGAAGCCCCGGGAGGATACCTCAGCTCAGATTATGGTACACGGTCATTCCATAGGAAACTACAGCGCTCAGGAATATATTGAATTAAAAAAAAGCCTGATACCAAAGGTGAGAGAATCCCTGGATTTTTTAAAACAAAATTACGACATAGTGGTTATTGAGGGTGCAGGAAGCCCGGCGGAAATTAACTTAAGAGAACATGACCTGGTAAATATGACCACAGCTATAGAAGCGGAGGCTTCGGTACTGCTGGTGGCAGATATTGACCGGGGTGGGGTTTTTGCCTCTATTGTAGGGACCTTTGCCCTTTTGGAAGAATATGAAAGGGATATGATCAAAGGTGTAATTATTAATCGGTTTAGGGGACAGGTTAAACGGCTTAAACCCGGATTGGATGAAATGGAAAGATTGATAAAAAAACCGGTAATAGGAGTTATCCCATACTATACAGATTTTCATATTCCTGAAGAGGACCGATATCTTCCCCGGGAGAAACAGAAGAATAAAAAGAAAGACATAGAAATAGCTGTTTTGCATCTAGCTCATATCTCTAACTTTACTGATTTTGATCCCCTGGAGGAAACGGAAGGTGTAATTGTAAGATACGTTACTAACCCCCATGAACTGGGAAGCCCGGATGCCATCATCATTCCCGGCAGCAAGAACACCATTGAAGACCTGGCCTCATTATGGGAGCAGTGTTGGGTGGAACGAATTATATCCTTTTCCCGGGAAGGGAAAATGGTGGTAGGGATTTGTGGAGGCTATCAGATGCTGGGACAGAGAATTACTGATCTCGGTTCTGCGGAATCTAAGATACAGACCATTAAAGGAATGGGGCTTTTAAATATTACCACTGATTTTTATGATGAAAAGATTACCTGTCAGGCCTGGGGTGAGGTAAAAGAAACTGGTGAGAAAGTGACCGGGTATGAAATCCATATGGGGAAAACCAGCTTGATGGAGGGGGTAGAACCTCTGCTGCTTGTGAGACGAAGGGGAAAGCAGGAAGTTATGGACTACGATGGTGCAGTGAGTGAAGATGGCAATGTATTTGGCACTTATCTTCACGGTCTTTTTGACCAGGTTTCCTTTCGTTTAAGATTTGTTAATAAACTACGCATAAAAAAAGGGCTTCATCCTTTGAAACTGGAAGGGGAACTGAACCAGTTTGAAGTATGGGAAAGAAGTTATGAAATGCTGGCAGATTTGGTCAGCAGCAGTCTTGATCTAAAATTTATTGAAGACTTGGTATTTTAA
- the cobM gene encoding precorrin-4 C(11)-methyltransferase, giving the protein MSVFFVGAGPGDPELITLKGKRLLEEADIIIYAGSLVNPKVLGFAKSSAEIFDSASMNLEEIISVIEKAAAQAKKVVRLHTGDPGIYGAIQEQINLLEQKKIPYEVIPGVSSMSAAAAALKREFTQPGITQSVIVTRIEGRTPVPSKEDLSLLAKHRGSMCIFLSVQKMEDVVSRLLEGYTPETPVAVVYKASWPQEKIILGNLSNITQKVKEEGIEKTAMILVGDFISGGGEPSKLYDSGFTHGYREAKS; this is encoded by the coding sequence ATGAGCGTATTTTTTGTTGGTGCCGGTCCTGGGGATCCGGAATTGATTACTTTAAAAGGTAAAAGGCTTCTAGAAGAAGCAGATATTATTATTTATGCAGGGTCACTGGTAAACCCGAAAGTTTTGGGTTTCGCTAAAAGCAGTGCAGAAATTTTTGACAGTGCCTCCATGAACCTGGAGGAAATTATTTCTGTAATTGAGAAAGCAGCGGCTCAGGCTAAAAAGGTAGTAAGGCTGCATACTGGGGATCCCGGTATTTATGGCGCCATTCAAGAACAGATTAACCTGCTGGAACAAAAAAAGATTCCCTATGAAGTGATCCCCGGAGTCAGTTCAATGTCTGCTGCGGCGGCAGCACTAAAAAGGGAATTTACTCAGCCGGGAATAACCCAGAGTGTCATTGTTACCCGTATTGAAGGCAGGACTCCAGTACCATCGAAAGAAGACTTATCCCTTTTAGCCAAGCACAGGGGTAGCATGTGCATATTTTTAAGCGTGCAGAAGATGGAGGATGTGGTCAGCCGGCTGCTGGAGGGATATACCCCTGAAACTCCCGTGGCCGTAGTTTATAAGGCTTCCTGGCCTCAGGAGAAAATTATTCTGGGGAATCTTTCAAATATTACTCAGAAGGTAAAAGAAGAGGGCATTGAAAAAACTGCCATGATCCTGGTGGGAGATTTTATCAGCGGGGGTGGGGAACCCTCAAAGCTGTATGATTCCGGCTTTACCCATGGTTATCGGGAGGCCAAAAGTTGA
- the cobJ gene encoding precorrin-3B C(17)-methyltransferase codes for MEEEKKSGHDHSGGPGTIQVVGIGPGDLSQLTFKAHQALTEAQVIIGYSTYLELIPAYLEGKEAISSGMMKEVDRCQKAVEMALQGKKVVVVSSGDPGVYGMAGLVLELSSPHGIQVEVVPGVTAANAAAAVLGAPLMHDFTVISLSDLLTPWEVIEKRLEAAAAGDFIVILYNPASKKRKKQIIKAREIFLLHKDPKTPVGIVKNLYRDGQEVTISNLDNMLKQDIDMFTTVVVGNSKTYQQGNQMITPRGYNLP; via the coding sequence GTGGAAGAAGAAAAAAAATCAGGGCATGACCACAGCGGCGGCCCGGGTACTATACAGGTGGTGGGAATAGGACCGGGAGATTTGTCTCAGCTTACCTTTAAGGCTCACCAGGCCCTAACCGAAGCTCAAGTGATAATAGGCTACTCCACCTACTTGGAATTGATACCTGCCTATTTGGAGGGGAAAGAGGCCATTTCTTCGGGGATGATGAAAGAGGTGGATCGGTGCCAAAAGGCGGTAGAAATGGCCCTGCAGGGGAAAAAGGTAGTGGTGGTAAGCAGCGGTGACCCTGGTGTATATGGTATGGCGGGACTGGTATTAGAGCTTTCATCGCCCCATGGAATTCAGGTGGAGGTAGTCCCTGGAGTTACAGCGGCCAATGCTGCTGCGGCAGTCCTGGGGGCCCCCCTAATGCATGATTTTACCGTCATCAGTTTGAGCGACCTTTTGACCCCCTGGGAGGTTATAGAAAAGCGGTTGGAGGCTGCAGCGGCCGGGGACTTCATTGTAATTTTATATAATCCTGCCAGTAAAAAACGGAAAAAACAAATAATCAAAGCTAGAGAAATATTTCTTTTGCATAAAGACCCAAAAACACCGGTAGGCATTGTGAAAAATCTATATAGAGATGGCCAAGAGGTTACAATTAGCAATTTGGATAATATGTTGAAGCAGGACATTGACATGTTTACCACGGTGGTAGTAGGAAATTCTAAGACTTACCAACAGGGCAATCAGATGATTACCCCACGGGGTTACAACCTCCCATAA
- the cbiD gene encoding cobalt-precorrin-5B (C(1))-methyltransferase CbiD, with protein sequence MKSLGSYQLPDGRLLRRGYTTGTCAAAAAKAALWMLMHNQQLKQVMVNTPAGIPLTLEVLDSRVTSTEASCAVKKDSGDDPDITHGVLVYAGVEYVTKPGIMLEGGEGIGKVTKRGLSLPVGASAINPAPREQIKSALQELLPPDHGVKVVISIPGGEELAKKTLNSTLGILGGLSILGSSGIVEPMSEESFKESLSLQIPVALEEGSPILVLTPGRRGWRQAVENLGFPRAQVLQMSNFVGYMLLTCTRFEVQEVLLCGSIGKLVKVAGGIFDTHSKTADGRREIMAAYAALEGASQETLTDIMEGVTAEGAAEILIDKGMKKVFNRLAEKASSRSQAYVKDKLKVGTILMNYEGEILGMDQNALEIGGNLGCQLTYLS encoded by the coding sequence GTGAAATCACTGGGGAGTTATCAGCTGCCTGATGGCAGACTGCTGAGAAGAGGATATACCACGGGGACATGTGCCGCAGCGGCAGCTAAGGCTGCTTTATGGATGCTGATGCATAATCAGCAGCTTAAGCAGGTTATGGTAAATACCCCTGCAGGAATTCCTTTAACCTTGGAGGTTTTAGATTCCAGGGTAACATCAACAGAGGCTTCTTGTGCGGTGAAAAAGGATTCCGGCGATGACCCTGATATCACCCATGGAGTTCTGGTCTATGCTGGTGTGGAATATGTGACCAAGCCGGGAATCATGCTAGAAGGGGGTGAGGGTATAGGAAAAGTTACTAAAAGAGGCTTGTCTCTGCCGGTAGGGGCAAGCGCTATTAACCCTGCACCCCGGGAGCAGATTAAATCTGCACTGCAGGAACTACTGCCTCCGGATCACGGAGTTAAAGTGGTAATCAGTATCCCGGGAGGGGAAGAGTTGGCTAAAAAAACCTTAAATTCTACCCTGGGCATCCTGGGGGGGCTCTCGATATTGGGAAGTTCCGGTATTGTAGAACCTATGTCTGAGGAATCCTTTAAGGAGTCCTTATCCTTGCAGATTCCTGTAGCTTTAGAGGAGGGAAGTCCTATTTTGGTGCTCACCCCGGGAAGAAGGGGCTGGCGGCAGGCGGTAGAAAACTTGGGGTTTCCCCGGGCTCAGGTGCTGCAGATGAGCAATTTTGTAGGATATATGCTGTTAACCTGTACCCGCTTTGAGGTTCAAGAGGTTTTGCTGTGTGGAAGTATAGGGAAACTGGTTAAGGTGGCCGGGGGGATTTTTGATACTCACAGTAAAACAGCCGACGGACGCAGAGAGATTATGGCCGCTTATGCCGCTCTGGAAGGAGCTTCCCAGGAAACCCTCACAGACATTATGGAAGGTGTGACGGCGGAGGGGGCAGCGGAAATATTGATTGATAAAGGAATGAAAAAGGTTTTTAACCGTCTGGCGGAAAAGGCCAGCAGCCGGAGTCAAGCTTACGTGAAGGATAAGCTTAAAGTTGGAACCATTTTAATGAACTATGAAGGAGAAATTCTGGGGATGGATCAAAATGCTTTAGAGATTGGAGGGAACCTGGGATGTCAACTTACATATCTGTCATAG
- the cbiT gene encoding precorrin-6Y C5,15-methyltransferase (decarboxylating) subunit CbiT: MNKNEWPYVTPGIPDDNFIQGKTPLTREEVRVVILTKSRLKRNQVIYDIGAGTGTISIEASLLVAEGTVYAVEKDPEALTLLHKNKEKFGVDNLIIVEGNAAEVMEGLPAADRIIIGGSGGKLKEILELSKDKLKKGDYVTVSAVTLDTLGESQILLGQQPWESFQTVQISVTRVVEIAEYKMLRALNPIYVMSAKRGG, translated from the coding sequence ATGAATAAAAATGAATGGCCCTATGTAACTCCAGGAATTCCCGATGATAATTTTATTCAGGGGAAAACTCCTCTGACCCGGGAAGAAGTAAGGGTGGTGATTTTAACTAAATCCCGTTTGAAGAGAAATCAAGTGATCTATGACATCGGGGCAGGGACCGGTACCATTAGTATAGAGGCTTCCCTTTTAGTAGCGGAAGGGACGGTTTATGCCGTGGAAAAGGATCCCGAGGCTTTGACTCTTTTACATAAGAATAAAGAGAAGTTTGGGGTAGATAACCTGATTATTGTTGAGGGCAATGCTGCCGAAGTCATGGAAGGCCTCCCGGCTGCAGATCGTATCATTATAGGGGGAAGTGGCGGTAAACTAAAAGAAATTTTGGAACTGTCCAAAGATAAATTAAAAAAAGGGGACTATGTTACGGTATCGGCTGTAACCCTGGATACCCTGGGGGAGTCCCAGATATTATTAGGACAGCAGCCATGGGAGTCCTTTCAAACGGTACAGATTTCCGTAACCAGGGTAGTAGAGATAGCTGAATATAAAATGTTAAGGGCTTTAAATCCTATATATGTAATGAGTGCGAAAAGGGGCGGTTAG
- the cbiE gene encoding precorrin-6y C5,15-methyltransferase (decarboxylating) subunit CbiE: MSTYISVIGIGPGGMDYVLPLALKEIRTSDVLIGGKKALNMFDFLNKESLQITGDLKSVISYLENLSPDRKAAVLVSGDPGFYSFLNYLKENLPSKDIRVIPGISSFQVAFAHLQASWHDAYLFSLHGRRRKDLALFIKEKLREFSKVAFLTDSEMTPNEVARVLLQEGFEDRKVFVLSDLTLPAEQVKDVTLSLLAQSRESGNSVVVFADE, translated from the coding sequence ATGTCAACTTACATATCTGTCATAGGCATTGGCCCAGGGGGGATGGATTATGTTCTGCCCTTGGCTCTTAAGGAAATTAGAACATCAGATGTTTTAATCGGCGGTAAAAAGGCGCTGAACATGTTTGATTTTTTAAATAAGGAGAGCTTACAGATTACTGGAGATTTGAAGAGTGTGATATCTTATCTGGAGAATCTTTCTCCTGATAGGAAGGCAGCGGTGTTGGTTTCCGGTGACCCGGGTTTTTACAGCTTTTTAAATTATCTAAAAGAAAATCTTCCATCCAAAGATATCAGGGTAATACCGGGCATCAGTTCCTTTCAGGTGGCTTTTGCACATTTACAGGCCTCCTGGCATGATGCCTATTTGTTCAGCCTGCATGGCCGCCGCAGGAAGGATCTGGCCCTTTTTATAAAAGAAAAACTGAGGGAATTTTCAAAGGTGGCCTTCTTAACTGATTCTGAGATGACTCCCAATGAGGTGGCCAGGGTGCTGCTGCAGGAGGGATTTGAAGACCGTAAGGTGTTTGTGTTAAGTGATTTAACTTTACCCGCAGAACAAGTAAAGGATGTTACTTTGTCTTTGCTGGCTCAAAGCCGGGAAAGTGGAAACAGTGTGGTGGTGTTTGCAGATGAATAA
- the cobK gene encoding precorrin-6A reductase, giving the protein MLLLIAGTTEGRVLFHRLKGTGLKLIATSLTDYGINLLNGEGDSNFEAVKGSLDKTGLSQLIEEKSITKIIDASHPFALEISKHAMDAAREQGVVYLRYERSPLILPENNLIKRTDGFQQAAEEAVGFGRVIFLTIGVRNLQPFVSTAEKQEKNIVARVLPLESSLKACRENGLQPSQIVALQGTGSKDLNKELFKFYQASVLVTKDGGTTGGTLTKIEAALELNIPVIFIQRPNLDYGKNVYHQMNKLIEQIINNEK; this is encoded by the coding sequence TTGTTACTGTTAATAGCAGGGACTACTGAGGGAAGAGTGCTTTTTCACCGTTTGAAAGGGACCGGACTAAAACTGATTGCTACCTCTCTAACGGATTATGGAATAAATCTGTTAAATGGTGAGGGAGACTCAAACTTTGAAGCCGTAAAAGGCTCTTTGGACAAAACAGGGCTAAGCCAATTGATAGAGGAAAAATCCATAACCAAAATTATAGATGCAAGCCATCCCTTTGCGTTGGAAATTAGCAAACATGCTATGGATGCAGCCCGGGAACAGGGTGTGGTTTATTTAAGGTATGAACGTTCTCCTTTGATTCTTCCTGAAAATAATTTGATTAAAAGAACAGATGGTTTTCAGCAGGCAGCGGAGGAAGCGGTTGGTTTTGGCAGAGTAATCTTTTTAACCATTGGGGTTAGAAACCTTCAACCTTTTGTTTCTACAGCCGAAAAGCAAGAAAAGAATATTGTAGCCAGGGTTTTGCCTCTGGAATCATCTTTGAAAGCCTGTCGGGAAAATGGACTGCAGCCTTCACAGATTGTTGCGTTACAGGGAACCGGTAGTAAGGATTTGAATAAGGAGTTATTTAAATTTTACCAGGCCAGTGTATTGGTTACTAAAGACGGCGGCACCACCGGGGGAACATTAACTAAGATTGAAGCTGCTTTGGAATTAAATATTCCGGTTATTTTTATTCAGAGACCGAATCTGGATTACGGAAAAAATGTTTACCATCAAATGAATAAATTAATAGAGCAGATTATTAATAATGAAAAATAA